The Desulfatiglans anilini DSM 4660 genomic sequence CGATGTCATCCAGAGCGTGTCCCGGAGGGGCGGGTTGCTGCCTTTCAGAACCAGCTTCTCGCGCCTGGTTTCCGCTCTTCTGACGATCGGCAGCGGGGGTTCGGCCGGTCCGGAGGGGCCGGTGGTGATCAGCGGCGGCAGCATCGGCTCCAACATCGCGACCTTTTTCGGACTCAAGGACCGGCAGCGGGTGGTCATTGTGGGCTGCGGGGCCTCGGCTGCGATCGGCGCCATCTTCAATGCCCCTGTCGCGGGCATCGCCTTCACGCTGGAGGTGATCCTGGGGGAGTGGGCTCCGGTGAATCTCATCCCGATCGCCATGGCATCGGTGGTCGGCACCTCCGTGAGCCGGCTGCTCCAGGGCAATCAGATCCCCTTCGAGCACCAGGCCTTTCCGGTGGCGGGTTTGGATCTGGTGGCCTGCATCGGCCTGGCCTTGTTCACGACCGGAAGCTCGGTCGGCCTTATGCGGATGGTCTCGACGGTGCACACCTGGTCCACGAAGTGGGTTTCCGCCGGGTGGATGCGCGCCGGCCTTGGCGGCCTCATGGTGGGGGGCATCGGCATGTTCCTTCCGGCCGTCCTTGGCGAGGGCTATGAGGTGATCCGGGAGATTCTCAGGCAGCAGATCTCAGCCGGCGTAGGCATGGTCGCACTTCTGGTCGCCGCCAAGATCCTGGTAACGGGCCTGACCCTCGGAAGCGGCGGTTCCGGGGGGCTCTTCGCGCCGTGCCTGGTCGTCGGCTGCTTCACCGGCCTGTTTTACCAGCGTGCATTGGTATGGCTGATGCCTTCGGTCGAGTGGGCCGGTGAGAGCTACTTCGCCCTGCTCGGCATGGCCGGCGTGATCAGCAGCGTCATGCAGGCGCCGATGACCGGCATCTTTTTGATCAGCGAGATCACGGGGGGCTACGAAGTTCTGCTTTCCGTCGTGCTGGTCTCCGTCCTGAGTGTATCTGTCAGCAGCTATATCGAACCTGTCTCCGTCTATCACCGGGACCTGGTGGCGACGGGCGAATTTATCCGGCCGGGGTCGGATCGGAAGATCCTTTCGGACCTGAATGTCGCCGAACTCCTTGAGACCGATTGCGTCCCTCTGCACCCGGAGATGCTTCTGAAGGACCTGGTGGCGCGGGTGGAACAGGGGCGCCGGAACTACTTTCCTGTAGAGGATCCAGAGAACGGGCGTTTCCTCGGAATGGTCCACCTGGACGATGTCCGAGAGTTCCTTTTCCATCCGGATCTTTACCACTCCGTGCTGGTGGAAGAGGTCATGCAGCGGGATGTTCCCACCGTGAGCCTGGACGATGACCTCGGCCATGTATTCCAGCTCTTCGATGAGGAAAGGGTCTGGAGCCTGCCGGTCGTCCACGGCGATGGGCGGTTTGCCGGGCTGATCTCCAAGGCCACTATCCTGGACCATTACCGCAGGGAACTGATGGCCCAGCAGAATGTATAAAACAGACCGTTTCCAGTCCGGATGGACATCCGTTGAAAAATGTTCCCCCCATCAATCCCCGGCCAACGACTGTCGCGGGCCGCTGCGGCTGAATCACCTGTAAAAGGCATTCTTCATCCGGTACGCCGCTTTATTCCCTATCCAGGCTTCTGCCTCCGCACATGGCAGGGGAACGATCCGTCGCCGGCGCTTCGATCACCAGTCGTAGAGGATCTCCCACTCGTCTCCGAATGCCGGGCCCTGGGCGGTGTAGGTTTTCGTCAGGGTCTTGCCGGTCCCGGGTTTCCCGCCCGACTGCTCCTGCCAGAAACGCAGCACGATGGCCGGCAGGTCGCCGGCATTCCCTGGTCCGCCTGGCTCTTCATAGGCCGGTTCCCAGATCTCTCTTTCTTCGATAACCTTCCACACGGCGCTGGAGCCCTTGTCCCTGACCCGCTCTCCGACCCGGGCCAATCCCTGCTTCTCCCGCAGGTCTTTGAAACGGTAACTCGACCGCGCGCCGTGGTCTAAGACACGTTCGCCCATGACCATGATCCCTATAGCCCCCAATGGGGCGGTCAGGATGATAGACAGGACCGCCACGGCAAGGATGACCTCGCCTCCCGCCACGCCGGCTGCCAGGGGAATCGCGCCGATGGCCGCCTGGACCGTGGCCTTCGGCAGATAAGCGACGACGCAGAAAGCCCGCTCTTTCCAGTTCAGGGGTGTGCCGCAAAGGGAGACATAGGTGCCGATGCTTCGAAAGAACAGGCCCGCCAGGATCACCGCCATGCCGGCCAGGCCTGCCTTCCATGCCACCTGGATGTTGACCTGGGCGCCGACGAGCACGAAGAGCAGCAGTTCGGCGAAGACCCAGAGCTTTTTGAGTTTCTGAGAGATGATGTGCGCGATCGACTCCGATTTCTCGAGGATGATGAATCCGATCGCCATGACCCCAAGAAGGCTCGCTGCAGGGACCCATCGTTCGACGGCTCCTTCGATCCAGGTCAGCAGGATGGCTGTGCCCATGACCACGAGGGTGCGCTTGGGCGGACGCCAGTCGTAGCGGCGGAAGAGCCACAGCAGAAAAAACCCCGGGATGACCCCCAGTAGGATCCCGAGGCCGATGGAAAGCGGGATCTTGGCCAGTTGGGTCCAAACGTGGACTTCCCCTCCGCCGGCCATGCCAAGGGCGATCGTAAAGAGCACGATCACGAAGACATCGTCGATGGCGGAGGCCCCGAGGAGGAGCGTCGGAATGCCCTTACCGGTTCCGCGGCCGCGGTCCATGAAATCGATCATGAGCGGGACTACGACGGCGGGCGAGACGGCCGCCAGGATGGTTCCCAGGATGGCCGCTTCGATGCGGGCGATGGGCAGGAGCATGGGGCCGACCCACGTGACGGCGGCGATCTCGAAAAGGGCCGGGACCATGCTCATGGTGACGGCCGCTTTGCCGACACGGTGCATGGTGTCCCGCCGCAGTTCGAAACCGGCCCGGAGCAAAATGACGATCAGGGCGATTTTGCGGAAATCCCCGGATACGTTCATCATCTCCGGGTTGATGAGGTCGAGGACATAAGGCCCGGCGAGGACCCCCACCAGGAGCATTCCCACGAGCCCGGGGAGTTTCACTCGACGCAGGAGGTAATCCGCGCCGAGGCCGAGAAGGATGATCAGGGCGATGCTGACAGCCATTGTCATTTCCTTTCCAAGGCGTTGTAGAAGCCCTTTGCCCTTTTGGAGGCAAAGGACCGAAAAAAGCCCCATCGGTCATGGACGCGATGGGGCTTTTTCAGGGTGTGATATAGATATTCCTGCCCCATCCGGAGCAGGAGTCATCATCCCTCGGTTCAGGGCGGTTCAGGCAGACTCCATTGCCTGTCTCTGATTTCCTTGAGATCGTATTTCAAGACCACCCTAGGTGTCAACATCTTGGGTGCGCCTTGCACCACATTTTCTGTTGAAAAGGCTTTTCCTGCCCGCGCTATGGAGTTGGAGAGTCTGTCCGAATCAAACAAATATTCCTTTTTCAAAAAAAATACAAAAAAGTATCATTTATATGCTATTAGTACAAATTTGTATATCCTTCCCGAAGGATAAAATGATTTCAACGATTGATAAATAATGGAAATTTAATGAGTTGAGAAAAATGCCCGCTTCTCCCCGCAATCGGCACAGATCTGGCAAACCTAGGTTTCCAGAAAATTCCCGGGATGATTTCGCAGCGGCTGAGCGCCGCTGCAACATGGAAGATAAAAGGAGGAAATTGCATGAAGATGTTTAGCTGTTTTGGGAAAAGAATGTTCATTCTCGCCGTCCTGCTGTCTGCGGCGGCCGTTCCAACCTGGGCTGAAGAGGAACCGGCCCCAACCGCTTCGGCGGACGTGGCGTTCATGAGTCAATACATCTGGCGGGGGTACGAACTCAGCAAGGACAGCCTGGTGATTCAACCGTCGGTGACGGTGGGGTACATGGGGTTCAGCCTCAACCTCTGGGGCAATATCGATACGGACGTTTATGGGGATGATCGCAACGAGGCCCAATGGAACGAAACCGATCTGACATTCGGCTACGAGCGGACGGTCGGCCCGGTCAACCTGGGGGCGGGGTATATCTACTATGCCCTCGACGGTTTGGACGACTCTCAGGAGCTTTATG encodes the following:
- a CDS encoding chloride channel protein; this encodes MHRLLLRLDERLQLVLISCVVGVCGGLLSVLLNRSLHAFAGWVKPLSGEIYAVLFPAAGAMLSWIFLNYVMREKGGHGVPDVIQSVSRRGGLLPFRTSFSRLVSALLTIGSGGSAGPEGPVVISGGSIGSNIATFFGLKDRQRVVIVGCGASAAIGAIFNAPVAGIAFTLEVILGEWAPVNLIPIAMASVVGTSVSRLLQGNQIPFEHQAFPVAGLDLVACIGLALFTTGSSVGLMRMVSTVHTWSTKWVSAGWMRAGLGGLMVGGIGMFLPAVLGEGYEVIREILRQQISAGVGMVALLVAAKILVTGLTLGSGGSGGLFAPCLVVGCFTGLFYQRALVWLMPSVEWAGESYFALLGMAGVISSVMQAPMTGIFLISEITGGYEVLLSVVLVSVLSVSVSSYIEPVSVYHRDLVATGEFIRPGSDRKILSDLNVAELLETDCVPLHPEMLLKDLVARVEQGRRNYFPVEDPENGRFLGMVHLDDVREFLFHPDLYHSVLVEEVMQRDVPTVSLDDDLGHVFQLFDEERVWSLPVVHGDGRFAGLISKATILDHYRRELMAQQNV
- a CDS encoding cation:proton antiporter; this translates as MAVSIALIILLGLGADYLLRRVKLPGLVGMLLVGVLAGPYVLDLINPEMMNVSGDFRKIALIVILLRAGFELRRDTMHRVGKAAVTMSMVPALFEIAAVTWVGPMLLPIARIEAAILGTILAAVSPAVVVPLMIDFMDRGRGTGKGIPTLLLGASAIDDVFVIVLFTIALGMAGGGEVHVWTQLAKIPLSIGLGILLGVIPGFFLLWLFRRYDWRPPKRTLVVMGTAILLTWIEGAVERWVPAASLLGVMAIGFIILEKSESIAHIISQKLKKLWVFAELLLFVLVGAQVNIQVAWKAGLAGMAVILAGLFFRSIGTYVSLCGTPLNWKERAFCVVAYLPKATVQAAIGAIPLAAGVAGGEVILAVAVLSIILTAPLGAIGIMVMGERVLDHGARSSYRFKDLREKQGLARVGERVRDKGSSAVWKVIEEREIWEPAYEEPGGPGNAGDLPAIVLRFWQEQSGGKPGTGKTLTKTYTAQGPAFGDEWEILYDW